The Fibrobacter sp. UWEL genome includes the window TTGGCTTTAGCGATGTATACTACACCTCCATTGAGTATGTGAAAACTTATGGCGTTGGCAACTACGTGGCCACCTATGGTCCCGGACATACCCTATTTAACGTTATGCTGGTGGGCTACGTTGTCGCGAACATCAGCCTGATCGTCCACTCCTTCGCCAAGAAGAAGAACGTTTCCTACAAGAGCCTGATTGCCCTTTCCTTGATTGAAGTGGTGAGCATTGGTTCCTTTATCCTGGCCCGATTCATGGAAACGGACACCCTGATTATGCCTGCGGTGTACGTGTTCGACCAGTTTGCCCTGCTTTACATCTGCTTTAGAGTTCGTTATTACGATATTACCCAGAATGTGGTGAACGCCCTGGAAGAAAACAATACAGACGGATATATTTCCGTATTTTCCGACTTCCATTTCCTGGGCGCCAATAAGATTGCTTACGGTTTCTTCCAGGAACTTCGTCGTTGCCGTGTGGACAAGGCCATGTCCAATAATTCCGAAATGGAATTGCTGTTGATCAACTGGATCAAGGATTTCGAATCCGGCAAGAAGATTGAATTCAAGGAAGTGAGCCGCGGAAGCCATCATTACAAGTTGTCCCTGAAGGTCCTTCGCTTTGCTGCCCAGAAGGCTGCTTACCTGTTCAAGGTAGAAGACGATACAGAAATTCATAACTATGTCCGCATGCTGGGTAACAGCAATAGCCGACTGGAAAATCTGGCAAAGACCAATGCTACCCAGATTCACGCCATTCAGGAACAGATGGTGGTGGGTATGGCAAACATGGTGGAAAGCCGCGATAGCAGTACTGGCGGTCACATCAAGCGTACTAGCCAGGTGGTTGCCATCCTGGTGGATGAGTTGCGCAAGGATCCCAATTCCAATTATAGCGAGAAGTTCTACGATTCCTTGATCAAGAGTGCTCCTATGCACGACCTGGGTAAGATTGCCATTGACGATGCAATCCTGCGTAAGCCGGGCCGTTTTACTCCCGAGGAATACGAAACCATGAAAACTCACCCGGCTCGTGGTGCGGCAATCGTGGAGAACCTGCTTTCCCAGATCGAGGATCCTTCCTTTGTTCAAATTGCAAGAAATGTGGCCTGGTTCCATCATGAACATTTCAACGGCAATGGCTATCCCAACGGCCTGAAGGGTTCTGAAATTCCCTTTGAAGCTCGCGTCATGGCAATTGCCGACGTTTATGACGCTCTGGTCAGCAAGCGTTGCTATAAGGATAAGTTCTCTTTTGAAAAGGCCTATGAAATCATTACGGAAGGAATGGGCACTCAGTTTGATCCGTCCTTAAGAGCGTTCTTCGATAGGGCCCGCCCCCGCCTGGAAGAGTACTATAGAAGTATGGAAGCTTAATTCCACCCTAGCGGGCCGTGGCTGACTTAGCTATCTTTGGGCCCGTCATGCTGGAATCCCTGAATTTTCACTTTACCTTTTACGACTGGCTCTTGGTGGTGATGGTCACTGCCTTGGGTACTCTAAGTGCGTATTTGAAAGATCCGCAGTTGAAGGCGGTGACGGCAACTATCCCCATTCCTTTTGGGTTTGCCTATATTGCAGTTGGATTGCCTATTGGGGCTGCCAATGCCATTTCTGGATTTATGTGCATGCTGTATGCTAACATTGTACGAATACTGCATTACAAGGTGAAGATTCCCATTGTTCCTTCCATCATCATTGGCCTGGCCTGCTTTGTATTGCTGGGGACTTTCCTGATGCCGCGTATTCCTGACGGTGAAGGCTTCTTCCTGGGGGTGTGTGCTTTTGATTTTGTGGTGGGCGTTATCATGTTCCAGAAGCAGAAGTACAGCGCTGGCGTAAAGTACAAGACGCCGCTGCCCATTTATATCAAGGCTCCTGCAATTGCCTGCGTGGTCAGCGGCCTGATGTTCATCAAGCGATTGATGGGCGGGTTCTGCACCAGTTTCCCCATGATGAATTCCATCGTCAGCTATGAAAGCCGTTTTTCCCTGGCGGACCAGTGCAGACAATTGCCGTTGTTCCTGATTGCAGCTCCCTTTATGTTTATCGAAATGCACTTCATTGAAACTCGATTGCATTGGAACCACTGGATTGTGCTGCTTTGCGGTTATATCCTCTTTAGCTTCATTTATGTTCCTTTGAATAACGAACTGAAACGCCGCAACGCGGCTGCGGGTTCGGATAAGTAAGGTCCCCTTAAATCATTCCAGCATGGTGTCCACTTTCAGGGAATCTTCGCTGAAGGTGATGTGGATGGTTCCTCTTTCTGCGGTATTCAGGTGAGGGATTTGTAGGGAGTCCAGTCGCTGGATGACTTGCTTGTGGGGGTGGCGGAACTTATTCCGGCGGCCGCTGGATATAATGGCAACTTTCGGCTGTACAGCCTGGAGAAACGCCTTGCTGCTGGAGGTTTTGGACCCGTGGTGTCCCAACTTCAGGACGTCGCTTTTAAGGTACATGTCCGTACGGAGGAGCTGTTTTTCCCCCGCGATGGTCAGGTCTCCTGTCAGGATGGCAGAGTGGCCTAGACCTTTTGCCCTGAGGGTAATGCTCTGGGTGTTTTCGTCGGTACAGCCCGAGGTGTCCGGATGTAAGGTCCATAGCTGGAAACCGTTTTCCTTCCAGAGGACACCCCGATGGATATTGCGGATGGGTATGTTTCTGCGGTGGGCTTCCCGCAGGACTTGCTGCCATAGGGGTTTCTTTTCCCGACGGGAGCAGTTAGACATCCAGATTTCCTTAACGGGAAAAGTCTTGATGAGGGATAGGGCTCCGCCGAAGTGGTCCTTATCCGCATGAGTAATGATGAGGGCATCCAGAGAGGAAACGCCAATGTGGTGCAAGTAGGGGACGAGAATGTTCTTGCCAGCGTCCTGAGTGGACCTGCTGAATTTATCGGTCGGGTCGGGGGCGTCTCCTGCGTCGATGAGCATGTGTTTTTGGGAAGGGGTGGTGATGAGATGGGAATCGCCTTGCCCTACATCTACCGTGGTCAGTGACCAGGTGGGTGTGGCTGCCCGCTGGTAACCGACCCAGAGGAAATTGAGGCTAAAGAAAAGCAAACTCCCTAGGGCAAGTTTTCTAGCCAGCGGATTACTGCGGTAGGCGGGGATGAGAATAATCAGCACTCCGAACAGGAGCAGGATGGACGGACCAAAGGGGCCGACGGTTGTGGAAGCCTGCGATGAACTGGAAAGCAGTTTTGTAAGGAGGGAAGCGAGCCGCAGAAAG containing:
- a CDS encoding HD domain-containing phosphohydrolase yields the protein MVIGYLVALCIVSAINIVILTRINHGGQRGPYFAICFAAFISCVGHLFLALSTDVGEAIIANKMNYVAAVFLPMFTFNAVVAVCGVRVPSWASLFLYLLSFLVFGLSATVGFSDVYYTSIEYVKTYGVGNYVATYGPGHTLFNVMLVGYVVANISLIVHSFAKKKNVSYKSLIALSLIEVVSIGSFILARFMETDTLIMPAVYVFDQFALLYICFRVRYYDITQNVVNALEENNTDGYISVFSDFHFLGANKIAYGFFQELRRCRVDKAMSNNSEMELLLINWIKDFESGKKIEFKEVSRGSHHYKLSLKVLRFAAQKAAYLFKVEDDTEIHNYVRMLGNSNSRLENLAKTNATQIHAIQEQMVVGMANMVESRDSSTGGHIKRTSQVVAILVDELRKDPNSNYSEKFYDSLIKSAPMHDLGKIAIDDAILRKPGRFTPEEYETMKTHPARGAAIVENLLSQIEDPSFVQIARNVAWFHHEHFNGNGYPNGLKGSEIPFEARVMAIADVYDALVSKRCYKDKFSFEKAYEIITEGMGTQFDPSLRAFFDRARPRLEEYYRSMEA